A genomic stretch from Edaphobacter aggregans includes:
- a CDS encoding DUF2461 domain-containing protein, with product MRALQDGQFLGGATGGIYDSGMATHFSNEALKFLRGLKRNNDREWFGARKAVYEREVKAPMLALIAEVNEAMLGFAPENVRPPQKAIMRIYRDIRFSADKRPYKIHQGAWWARTGLEKTSGGGFYFDVGGTEVTIAAGVFMPEREQLLAIRRYLVEHHAEMRAVLAGKKLRSLMEPYDGMPLTRAPKGFAPDDPAMDLLLCRQWGLVARLPAETATRPDLVKVIVERFKVAAPLVALLNAPLAPKPRKPMF from the coding sequence ATGCGCGCTCTCCAAGATGGGCAGTTTTTGGGCGGCGCGACAGGTGGGATTTACGATTCTGGTATGGCTACGCATTTTTCGAATGAGGCGCTGAAGTTTCTGCGGGGGTTGAAGCGGAACAACGACCGCGAGTGGTTTGGGGCGCGCAAGGCGGTGTATGAGCGCGAGGTGAAGGCTCCGATGCTGGCGCTGATCGCTGAGGTAAATGAGGCGATGCTGGGGTTTGCGCCGGAGAATGTGCGGCCTCCGCAGAAGGCGATTATGCGGATCTATCGCGATATCCGGTTTAGCGCAGATAAGCGGCCTTATAAGATTCATCAGGGCGCTTGGTGGGCGCGCACGGGGTTGGAGAAGACTTCGGGGGGTGGGTTTTATTTCGATGTCGGCGGCACGGAGGTGACGATTGCTGCGGGCGTCTTTATGCCGGAACGGGAGCAGTTGCTGGCGATTCGGCGATACCTCGTGGAGCATCATGCGGAGATGCGGGCGGTGCTGGCGGGGAAGAAGCTGCGGTCGCTGATGGAGCCGTACGATGGTATGCCGCTGACTCGGGCGCCGAAGGGGTTTGCTCCGGATGATCCGGCGATGGATCTGCTGCTTTGCCGACAGTGGGGTCTGGTGGCTCGGCTGCCTGCGGAGACGGCGACCCGGCCTGATTTGGTGAAGGTGATTGTGGAGCGGTTCAAGGTCGCCGCGCCGCTGGTTGCTTTGCTGAATGCTCCGCTGGCGCCTAAGCCGAGGAAGCCGATGTTCTAG
- a CDS encoding GNAT family N-acetyltransferase, producing the protein MPPKSQAKLELRPAVPEDSATCGPICYDAFSTINKTHGFPCDFPGPEAATGLLSMMFSIPGCYCVVAESEGRIVGSNCLDERAVIAGVGPVTVDPSAQGLGVGRALMRAVMDRANERGAAGIRLIQAAFHNRSLSLYASIGFDVREPLACMQGRTLQRSVPGCTVRPAQPADASACNALSRRVHGFDRGADLQQSIQGGTARVVEREGRITGYTSNLAFFGHATAETNLDLQALIVAVESFAGPGILVPSRNSALFRWCLANGLRMVQPMTLMSSGLYNEPSGAWLPSVMF; encoded by the coding sequence ATGCCGCCAAAATCACAAGCGAAGCTGGAGCTGCGTCCTGCGGTGCCGGAGGACAGTGCTACGTGCGGGCCGATTTGCTACGACGCGTTCTCCACGATTAATAAGACGCACGGTTTTCCTTGCGATTTTCCTGGGCCAGAGGCTGCCACTGGCTTGCTTTCGATGATGTTTTCCATACCGGGTTGCTACTGTGTGGTGGCCGAGAGCGAAGGCCGGATTGTGGGAAGCAATTGCCTTGATGAACGTGCCGTCATTGCAGGTGTCGGGCCAGTCACCGTCGACCCTAGTGCTCAAGGCCTTGGCGTTGGCCGTGCGCTGATGCGGGCGGTGATGGATCGGGCAAACGAACGAGGAGCTGCCGGAATCCGGCTAATACAAGCTGCCTTTCACAACCGCTCGCTCTCGCTTTATGCAAGCATCGGGTTCGATGTTCGCGAGCCTCTTGCCTGCATGCAGGGACGAACATTGCAGCGGAGTGTCCCCGGATGTACGGTGCGACCGGCCCAGCCTGCCGATGCAAGTGCTTGTAATGCTCTGTCCCGCCGTGTTCATGGATTTGATCGAGGTGCCGATTTGCAGCAGTCGATCCAGGGAGGCACGGCCAGAGTTGTCGAACGCGAAGGCCGCATCACTGGATACACCTCAAATCTCGCTTTCTTCGGCCATGCGACGGCGGAGACCAACCTTGATCTGCAGGCGTTGATCGTGGCGGTGGAATCCTTTGCCGGTCCGGGAATTCTGGTGCCGTCGCGGAACAGCGCTTTGTTCCGCTGGTGCCTGGCCAATGGTCTGCGGATGGTTCAGCCGATGACGCTGATGAGCAGCGGGCTCTATAACGAGCCCTCTGGCGCGTGGTTGCCGTCGGTTATGTTTTGA
- a CDS encoding dihydrofolate reductase family protein, with product MSKVRVAAFSVSVDGFGAGPKQDLNNPLGVRGLELHRWFFETESFCKMHGKAGGVRGVDDEFAARSFEHVGAWILGRNMFGPVRGPWEGDSWKGWWGDEPPYHTPVFVLTHHARPSLTMEGGTTFHFVTDGLEAALARAKDAANGKDVRIGGGVSVIRQCLTAGYIDEMHIAMSPVLLGEGEHLFSGIDLSKLGFDRVRFVAGDGATHVLISKAGGA from the coding sequence ATGAGCAAAGTCAGAGTGGCTGCGTTTTCTGTGTCAGTGGATGGGTTTGGTGCCGGACCCAAGCAGGATTTGAACAATCCCCTTGGGGTTCGCGGGCTTGAACTGCACCGTTGGTTCTTTGAAACTGAGAGCTTCTGCAAGATGCATGGTAAGGCGGGCGGGGTGCGCGGTGTCGACGATGAGTTTGCGGCTCGGTCGTTTGAACATGTTGGTGCATGGATTCTGGGACGCAATATGTTTGGGCCGGTTCGGGGTCCGTGGGAAGGGGACTCCTGGAAAGGGTGGTGGGGCGACGAGCCTCCGTACCACACGCCTGTTTTTGTCCTCACGCATCATGCGCGGCCTTCGCTCACCATGGAAGGCGGCACTACGTTTCACTTTGTCACCGATGGGCTTGAAGCTGCTCTGGCAAGGGCCAAGGACGCCGCCAATGGCAAGGATGTTCGGATTGGTGGCGGTGTCTCTGTCATTCGTCAATGCTTGACGGCGGGCTATATCGACGAGATGCACATAGCGATGTCGCCGGTTCTGCTGGGCGAAGGGGAACATTTGTTTTCGGGAATCGATCTCTCCAAGCTCGGGTTCGACCGTGTCAGGTTTGTCGCTGGGGACGGTGCGACGCATGTTCTTATCAGCAAGGCTGGCGGCGCTTAG
- a CDS encoding alcohol dehydrogenase codes for MATTTAAVATMKVAQIAKPGAGFQIVEREIPTPGAGHVRIKVQACGVCHSDVLTVEGAWPGIEYPRIPGHEVAGIIDEVGADVSAWKKGQRVGVGWHGGQDNTCRECRRGDFRNCQNVKIAGISYDGGYQQYMVAPVEALVSIPDSLSDVEAAPLLCAGITTYNALRHSGALPGDLVAVQGIGGLGHLGVQFANKFGYKVAAIGRGPENAALAKKLGATVYIDSKATNAAEELQKLGGAQVIMATAPSSKAMSALIDGLGPNGKLIVIGATFDPIEVTPAQLIMGSKTIQGWAAGTPADSEDTLRFSELTGVRAMIETYPLEQAAEAYARMLSGNAQFRVVLTM; via the coding sequence ATGGCTACAACAACCGCCGCAGTAGCAACAATGAAGGTCGCGCAGATAGCTAAGCCAGGAGCAGGTTTCCAGATCGTCGAGCGCGAGATCCCCACGCCGGGTGCAGGACACGTGCGGATCAAGGTGCAAGCCTGTGGAGTTTGCCACAGTGATGTGCTCACGGTAGAAGGCGCTTGGCCCGGTATCGAGTATCCCCGGATTCCAGGACATGAAGTCGCAGGCATCATCGATGAAGTGGGCGCCGATGTCTCCGCGTGGAAGAAGGGACAGCGTGTCGGTGTCGGCTGGCACGGCGGCCAGGACAACACATGTCGCGAGTGCCGTCGCGGAGATTTCCGCAATTGCCAAAACGTGAAAATCGCAGGCATCAGCTATGACGGCGGATACCAGCAATACATGGTGGCTCCCGTAGAGGCACTCGTGTCGATACCCGACAGCCTGAGCGACGTCGAAGCCGCACCACTCCTCTGCGCTGGAATTACCACCTACAACGCCCTGCGACACAGCGGTGCCCTCCCCGGCGACCTTGTCGCAGTGCAGGGTATCGGCGGTCTCGGTCACCTCGGAGTTCAATTTGCGAACAAGTTCGGCTACAAGGTAGCGGCGATAGGGCGCGGCCCCGAAAACGCAGCGCTCGCAAAGAAGCTCGGCGCGACCGTGTATATCGACAGCAAAGCAACGAACGCAGCAGAGGAATTACAAAAGCTGGGCGGCGCACAGGTCATTATGGCGACAGCCCCAAGCTCCAAGGCGATGTCCGCGTTGATCGACGGTCTGGGCCCGAACGGCAAGCTTATCGTTATCGGTGCGACGTTCGATCCCATTGAGGTCACACCGGCACAGCTCATCATGGGAAGCAAAACCATTCAAGGCTGGGCGGCGGGCACACCAGCCGACTCTGAGGACACACTGCGCTTCTCCGAGCTAACCGGCGTGCGTGCCATGATCGAAACCTATCCGCTCGAACAAGCCGCCGAGGCTTACGCGCGCATGCTGAGCGGCAACGCACAATTCCGCGTCGTCCTGACGATGTGA
- a CDS encoding VOC family protein gives MSTDEVRSDGAGRAKVDTKLEIVVIPVSDVDRAKEFYGSLGWRLDADYATDNFRVVQFTPPGSGCSVIFGKNVTAAAPGSAQGLYLIVSDLTAARDELLGRGVKVSEMFHNEGVYVGPDDPYLFGRVRVSGPDPEHRSYRSFASFSDPDGNGWLFQEITARLPGRIDSAATTFASVNDLASALRRAEAAHGEHEKRMGGQRDENWPAWYAEYMMCEQSGKELPQ, from the coding sequence ATGAGCACGGATGAAGTGCGTAGTGATGGCGCGGGCCGCGCGAAAGTCGACACGAAGCTCGAGATCGTCGTCATCCCCGTATCGGATGTGGACCGGGCGAAGGAGTTCTACGGGAGCCTCGGGTGGCGGCTCGACGCCGACTATGCCACCGACAACTTCCGCGTGGTGCAGTTCACGCCGCCTGGCTCCGGATGCTCGGTCATCTTCGGCAAGAACGTTACCGCAGCGGCACCCGGCTCCGCGCAGGGTCTGTACCTGATCGTTTCGGACCTTACGGCGGCCCGCGACGAGTTGCTCGGCCGCGGTGTCAAAGTCAGTGAGATGTTCCACAACGAGGGTGTGTACGTTGGTCCGGACGATCCCTACCTGTTTGGGCGAGTGCGGGTCAGTGGTCCGGATCCCGAGCATCGCAGCTACCGCTCGTTCGCTTCGTTCAGCGATCCGGACGGCAATGGCTGGCTGTTTCAAGAGATCACGGCGCGACTGCCCGGGCGCATCGACTCCGCGGCAACGACGTTCGCGTCGGTGAATGATCTGGCGAGTGCGCTTCGGCGTGCAGAGGCGGCCCACGGCGAGCACGAGAAGCGCATGGGCGGGCAGCGCGACGAGAACTGGCCGGCCTGGTACGCGGAGTACATGATGTGCGAGCAGTCCGGCAAAGAGCTGCCGCAATGA
- a CDS encoding DcaP family trimeric outer membrane transporter, producing the protein MPLTVVLLCGAARMGAQDAGSTADEAMRKLQTRMDELRSQMVQIQAELDAMRGQNKLSDAVKDVKPVPVSVQTGAIERTLPPLPPSVPLSAEQQRAAMGKQTADYETFSEDSEAEARLYNAPLEATYPGFFVLPGTQTMLRINGRIMSDFIFDPRPAGVTDAFIPASIPIPQGSSTNNFSAGVRQSRVSTDFRAPVRSWGTARMFMQFDFFGSNGATTPRLRHFYAQINNILVGQTSTNFLDSDATPDSLDFQGPNSRFSVRPPQARYSFLIGRGMSGSVSVEQPSSDIRFSVNGSAVAPITPAPDGALKFRYEAERGHVQVSSIFRELAARLPNGGPQESAFGWGMNASGAVRVYGRDNMVYQVAYGNGISRYVNDTRGFGLDAAPRAEMDLTLKALPLFAPFIGYQHYWTRSVRSNAMFGFVQLQNTAFQPGNTFHKSTYSSGNIIWNSFGSLDFGAEFLYGWVEQKDGAKANAPRIQFSGRYTFVRLHSASM; encoded by the coding sequence ATGCCGCTCACTGTTGTTCTGCTATGTGGAGCTGCGCGGATGGGGGCGCAGGATGCCGGGAGCACGGCTGACGAGGCGATGCGTAAGCTGCAGACCAGGATGGATGAGCTGCGAAGCCAGATGGTCCAGATTCAAGCTGAGCTGGATGCGATGCGCGGACAGAACAAGCTTTCCGACGCAGTGAAGGATGTGAAGCCTGTGCCCGTGTCTGTGCAGACGGGAGCTATCGAGAGAACGCTGCCGCCGTTGCCACCTTCGGTGCCTCTGTCGGCGGAACAACAGCGGGCAGCCATGGGCAAGCAGACTGCGGACTATGAGACCTTCTCGGAAGACTCGGAGGCCGAAGCGCGTCTCTATAACGCTCCGCTGGAGGCCACGTATCCAGGATTTTTTGTTCTGCCAGGTACGCAGACCATGCTGCGTATCAATGGGCGGATCATGAGCGATTTTATTTTTGACCCGAGGCCTGCCGGCGTGACGGACGCGTTTATTCCTGCGTCGATACCGATTCCACAGGGATCGAGCACGAACAATTTCAGTGCGGGCGTTCGCCAAAGCCGCGTTTCGACAGACTTTCGAGCTCCTGTAAGAAGTTGGGGAACTGCGCGGATGTTTATGCAGTTCGATTTCTTCGGCAGCAATGGTGCCACGACGCCGCGGCTGCGTCATTTCTATGCCCAGATAAACAACATTCTGGTGGGACAGACGTCTACGAACTTTCTGGATTCGGATGCCACGCCGGACTCGCTTGACTTCCAAGGGCCGAACTCTCGCTTTAGCGTGCGTCCTCCGCAGGCCAGATACAGTTTTCTGATCGGGCGAGGCATGAGCGGTTCTGTGTCGGTGGAGCAGCCGAGCTCGGATATCCGCTTTTCTGTGAATGGTTCGGCGGTTGCGCCGATTACTCCGGCTCCTGACGGCGCATTGAAGTTTCGCTATGAAGCGGAACGCGGACATGTTCAGGTGTCGAGCATCTTTCGAGAGCTGGCGGCGCGTTTGCCCAATGGGGGTCCGCAGGAGTCTGCGTTTGGATGGGGCATGAATGCATCGGGTGCTGTGCGCGTCTACGGCAGGGACAACATGGTGTATCAGGTCGCTTATGGAAATGGAATCTCGCGCTATGTGAACGACACGCGAGGGTTCGGCCTGGACGCTGCACCCAGAGCGGAGATGGATCTGACGCTGAAAGCGCTGCCACTCTTTGCGCCATTTATCGGTTATCAGCACTACTGGACCAGATCTGTTCGATCGAACGCGATGTTTGGGTTTGTGCAGTTGCAGAACACTGCGTTCCAGCCGGGCAATACGTTTCACAAGAGCACTTATTCGTCAGGCAACATCATTTGGAATTCGTTTGGCAGCCTGGATTTTGGTGCAGAGTTTCTTTATGGATGGGTGGAGCAGAAGGACGGGGCTAAGGCCAATGCGCCACGCATCCAATTTTCGGGAAGATATACCTTCGTAAGGCTGCATAGCGCCAGCATGTGA
- a CDS encoding class II fructose-bisphosphate aldolase: MSGIIKIFCMPYLLSCIHLLPDGSDLTFSTKSSGHISILKYRPSRSIPSRHFIASKLSLLIHQSAVAFFARPKANLSGCNCFLYKPAAQLSRKYVAIMKSDGGRHMQVLRDVLEKAQRDGVGVGHFNIGDFVILKAVFASAQDLKVPVLVGVSEGERKFLGTRQIAALVKSLRDEFDFPIFLNADHTHSLASAIEAAKAGFDSIVFDLSALPFEQNIRQTKEAIEALKGINPAILIEGEIGDIGTGSEIHDAAPDLSKGLTSPEEAKQYVDATGVDILAPAVGNMHGMLASMVQGTTKKHLDIARIAQIKSATGVFMTLHGGSGTEDEDFRKAIAAGINVVHINTELRVAWRRGLERGLANHPNEVVPYKILPDAFEAIKQVATSRLKLFNSTK; this comes from the coding sequence GTGAGCGGCATTATCAAAATCTTTTGCATGCCCTACCTCTTGTCGTGCATTCATCTGCTGCCGGATGGCTCCGATCTAACATTCTCCACTAAATCGAGCGGCCATATCTCGATTCTGAAATATAGGCCATCGCGAAGCATCCCCTCCCGTCATTTCATCGCGAGCAAACTTTCACTTCTCATTCACCAATCCGCTGTAGCATTTTTCGCTAGGCCCAAAGCCAACCTGTCAGGGTGCAACTGCTTCCTATACAAACCAGCTGCTCAACTATCCCGCAAGTACGTTGCAATAATGAAATCAGATGGAGGAAGGCACATGCAGGTCTTACGCGACGTCCTCGAGAAGGCACAGAGAGATGGAGTCGGAGTTGGCCATTTCAATATCGGCGATTTCGTCATATTGAAGGCAGTATTCGCATCCGCGCAGGATCTAAAAGTTCCAGTTCTGGTCGGGGTGTCCGAGGGAGAGCGAAAATTTCTGGGCACTCGTCAGATTGCCGCGCTGGTCAAGAGCCTGCGAGATGAATTCGATTTCCCCATCTTCCTGAACGCCGATCACACGCACTCTCTGGCCAGCGCCATAGAAGCGGCCAAAGCCGGGTTTGATTCAATTGTCTTTGACCTTTCGGCGCTGCCGTTCGAGCAAAACATACGCCAGACCAAAGAGGCGATCGAAGCGCTCAAAGGCATCAACCCTGCCATCCTCATTGAGGGCGAAATCGGCGACATCGGAACCGGTTCTGAAATTCATGACGCTGCTCCTGATCTTTCCAAGGGCCTTACCTCGCCCGAGGAGGCAAAACAGTACGTTGACGCAACAGGAGTCGACATACTGGCTCCCGCCGTAGGCAACATGCACGGCATGCTCGCGAGCATGGTGCAGGGGACGACAAAGAAACATCTGGACATCGCAAGAATCGCTCAGATCAAGAGTGCCACCGGGGTTTTCATGACCTTACACGGCGGGTCAGGAACCGAAGACGAAGACTTTCGCAAGGCAATTGCAGCGGGAATTAATGTCGTACACATCAACACAGAACTGCGCGTTGCATGGAGACGTGGCCTGGAGCGGGGCTTGGCCAACCATCCCAACGAAGTCGTTCCTTACAAAATTTTGCCGGATGCATTCGAAGCGATTAAGCAGGTTGCCACTTCGCGCCTGAAACTCTTCAACAGCACAAAGTAA
- a CDS encoding VOC family protein: MNNIAPFLWFNDNAEEAAEFYLSVFPHARRLNEVRSKGVGPWPVGKIATITIELEGQEMVFLNGGPAYQLNPAFSFFVRCDSQGEIDSYWDKLIEGGKPMACGWLTDRFGLCWQIVPRNIGELISHPKAMAAMMGMIKMDLPALEAAARED, from the coding sequence ATGAACAACATTGCGCCATTCCTCTGGTTCAACGACAACGCTGAAGAGGCCGCTGAGTTTTATCTGAGCGTCTTCCCGCACGCGCGCAGGCTTAATGAGGTGCGTTCCAAAGGCGTTGGTCCCTGGCCCGTGGGCAAGATTGCTACTATCACGATCGAACTTGAAGGTCAGGAGATGGTCTTTCTTAACGGCGGCCCAGCGTATCAGCTCAACCCCGCCTTCTCGTTCTTCGTGCGCTGCGACTCCCAGGGAGAGATCGACAGCTACTGGGACAAGTTGATTGAAGGTGGCAAGCCTATGGCCTGCGGCTGGCTTACTGACCGCTTCGGACTATGCTGGCAGATCGTGCCACGCAATATCGGGGAGTTGATCAGTCACCCCAAAGCTATGGCGGCCATGATGGGGATGATCAAGATGGATCTGCCCGCGTTGGAAGCCGCGGCGCGCGAGGACTGA
- a CDS encoding glycoside hydrolase family 105 protein: MKSRLALCGFVLMGCLGVAGAQGVSANDSFANWPAGDSPQDVGKALAEHFVTSPHQYTKTIHYSEVASWYGALRYAQLTHNDALRDALIKRFEPLMPGGAEAERRPVRRHVDDSIFGVVPLEIARQTKDPRFLKEGLWWADRQWENPQPDGLSAETRYWIDDMYMLTMLQLEAYRASGDRKYLDRVAKEMVSYLDKLQQPNGLFFHAPDVKYFWGRGDGWVAAGMAEVLSDLPEDHPDRARIMKGYRLMMSSLLKYQGKDGMWHELIDKDDAWPESSSSAMFAFAMIMGVKHGWLDAATYGPAARKGWIAVVGYVDQNHDVTQVCEGTGKKDDMQYYYDRKRRTGDFHGQAPVMWAADALLADGAK; encoded by the coding sequence ACAGTTTTGCGAACTGGCCTGCGGGTGATTCGCCGCAGGATGTAGGGAAGGCTCTGGCGGAGCACTTTGTGACGAGTCCGCATCAGTACACGAAGACGATTCATTATTCGGAGGTCGCTTCGTGGTATGGGGCGTTGCGGTATGCGCAGCTGACGCATAATGATGCGCTGCGGGATGCGCTGATCAAACGGTTTGAGCCACTGATGCCGGGTGGCGCGGAGGCCGAACGGAGGCCGGTGCGGCGGCATGTGGATGATTCGATCTTTGGGGTGGTGCCGTTGGAGATTGCGCGGCAGACGAAGGATCCGCGGTTTCTGAAGGAAGGGCTGTGGTGGGCGGATCGGCAGTGGGAGAATCCGCAGCCGGATGGTTTGTCGGCGGAGACGCGGTACTGGATCGACGATATGTACATGCTGACGATGCTGCAGCTGGAGGCTTATCGGGCGAGTGGAGATAGGAAGTATCTGGATCGGGTGGCGAAGGAGATGGTGTCGTATCTGGATAAGCTGCAGCAGCCGAATGGGCTGTTCTTTCATGCTCCGGATGTGAAGTATTTCTGGGGCCGTGGGGATGGTTGGGTTGCGGCGGGTATGGCTGAGGTGTTGAGTGACCTGCCGGAGGATCATCCGGATCGTGCAAGGATTATGAAGGGTTACCGGCTGATGATGAGCTCGCTGCTGAAGTATCAGGGCAAGGATGGGATGTGGCATGAGCTGATTGATAAGGATGATGCCTGGCCGGAGAGCTCGAGCTCGGCGATGTTTGCGTTTGCGATGATTATGGGCGTGAAGCATGGATGGCTGGATGCCGCGACGTATGGGCCCGCTGCTCGTAAGGGATGGATCGCAGTGGTGGGGTATGTGGACCAGAACCACGATGTGACTCAGGTGTGCGAGGGTACGGGGAAGAAGGATGACATGCAGTACTACTACGATCGCAAGCGGCGGACTGGGGACTTTCATGGGCAGGCTCCGGTGATGTGGGCTGCGGATGCTCTGCTGGCGGATGGGGCGAAGTAA